From the genome of Muricauda sp. SCSIO 64092, one region includes:
- a CDS encoding DUF2271 domain-containing protein has translation MKIFFRYALSVLFLGLLAFTQAPETVNYKCMIQLINYEGEGAYVVVSILDGEGNYVETLYVQGDDSEWYRDIEEWWKNLYGIRRPNIDAIVGETVTGGQRKMTVLKIPQDKIDTGYTIRFESAVEDQEYYVDDVEFDLTSENLTSKMEGKGFIRYVRMIPQ, from the coding sequence ATGAAGATTTTTTTTAGATATGCGCTGAGCGTACTTTTTTTGGGGTTGCTCGCGTTCACCCAGGCTCCCGAGACGGTGAACTACAAATGTATGATCCAACTGATCAATTATGAAGGTGAAGGGGCCTATGTGGTGGTGTCCATTTTGGACGGAGAGGGAAACTATGTGGAAACCCTCTATGTGCAAGGCGATGACAGTGAGTGGTATCGTGATATTGAGGAATGGTGGAAAAACCTTTATGGGATACGAAGGCCGAACATTGATGCGATTGTAGGTGAGACAGTGACGGGAGGGCAACGCAAGATGACCGTTTTAAAGATTCCACAGGATAAAATAGATACAGGCTACACCATCCGATTCGAATCGGCCGTGGAAGATCAGGAATATTATGTTGATGATGTGGAGTTTGATTTGACTTCCGAGAATCTAACCTCCAAAATGGAAGGCAAAGGTTTCATCCGCTACGTTCGGATGATTCCGCAATAA
- a CDS encoding ankyrin repeat domain-containing protein, giving the protein MRARVLPLIGFLFTFALVAQQNVFLQRDFWKGNPSIAEVEAAIAAGNDVAELNEHMFDAVSYAFIEKVDNTTIKHLLGKKGNAVDKITHDGRTYIFWAAYRDNLEMMQWLVDRGAKANIEDAHGYTVLNFAAVTGQTNPKLYDFLLKHQANINATNHSGANALLLVSSFAKNFDILNYFVEKGLSLDSVDEHGNGIFQYAAKGGHIPLLETLIAKGADYKITNTKGENALFMAAQGTRGQQHGKAAFEYLEGLSLRTGLVNEEGKNLLHLISGRNTNEDLFHYLIAKGLDVNSQDGEGTTPLMNASRGNSLEVVKLLGEYVEDINVRDKKGRSALALAISRNRPEVVKFLLEQKADVSATDKTGNTLAYYLIQSYNAGDPKDFETKWELLKAAGLGLNDLQHDGNTLLHLAAKANNLSLLKRLEEFDMDINQKNDEGNTALHLAAMSTGNTEILKYLIDQGADVSLKTDFKETVYDLARENELLQQQEEQLNFLKL; this is encoded by the coding sequence ATGCGAGCTAGAGTATTGCCATTGATTGGTTTCCTTTTTACATTCGCCCTGGTCGCCCAGCAGAACGTTTTTCTACAGCGGGATTTTTGGAAAGGAAATCCATCCATTGCCGAAGTTGAAGCGGCCATTGCAGCAGGAAATGATGTTGCCGAGCTCAATGAACATATGTTCGATGCAGTGAGCTACGCCTTTATTGAAAAGGTGGACAATACTACCATCAAGCATCTTCTGGGCAAAAAAGGGAATGCGGTGGATAAAATCACCCATGATGGCCGAACCTATATTTTCTGGGCAGCCTATCGTGACAATCTGGAAATGATGCAATGGTTGGTGGACAGGGGTGCCAAAGCAAACATTGAGGATGCCCATGGCTATACGGTGCTGAATTTTGCTGCGGTAACCGGACAGACCAATCCAAAATTGTACGATTTTCTTTTGAAGCATCAAGCCAATATAAATGCTACCAATCATAGTGGTGCCAACGCACTTTTATTGGTTTCCTCCTTTGCCAAAAATTTTGATATCCTCAACTATTTTGTGGAGAAGGGGCTGTCTTTGGACAGTGTGGATGAACATGGGAATGGAATTTTCCAATATGCCGCCAAGGGTGGTCATATCCCACTTTTAGAAACCTTGATAGCAAAGGGAGCGGACTATAAAATCACCAATACGAAAGGTGAAAATGCGCTGTTTATGGCCGCTCAGGGGACCCGTGGCCAACAGCATGGCAAGGCTGCCTTTGAATACTTGGAAGGATTGTCGCTTCGTACGGGATTGGTGAATGAGGAGGGCAAAAATCTTTTACACTTGATATCGGGGCGCAATACAAATGAAGACCTTTTTCACTATTTGATCGCAAAAGGATTGGATGTCAATTCACAGGACGGGGAAGGGACCACTCCTTTGATGAATGCTTCCCGGGGCAACAGTTTGGAGGTGGTAAAGCTTTTGGGAGAATACGTTGAAGATATCAATGTACGGGACAAAAAGGGGCGTTCGGCCCTGGCCCTGGCCATTTCAAGAAACCGTCCGGAGGTCGTGAAATTCCTTTTGGAACAAAAAGCTGATGTTTCCGCAACCGATAAGACCGGCAATACCTTGGCATATTACCTTATACAAAGCTATAATGCGGGAGACCCGAAGGACTTTGAAACCAAATGGGAACTATTGAAGGCGGCCGGTTTAGGGTTGAACGACCTACAACATGACGGAAACACCTTGCTACATCTTGCGGCCAAAGCGAACAACCTTTCCCTGCTAAAGCGTTTGGAGGAATTTGATATGGACATTAACCAAAAAAATGATGAGGGCAATACCGCATTACATTTGGCCGCCATGTCCACGGGAAATACCGAAATTCTGAAATATCTCATAGACCAGGGTGCGGATGTGAGCCTAAAAACCGATTTTAAGGAAACCGTTTACGATTTGGCCAGGGAAAACGAGTTGTTACAACAACAGGAAGAACAACTGAATTTCTTAAAATTGTAA
- a CDS encoding DUF6607 family protein: MKRVHLISALTLLFIVVLQAQDKKEMDKKAIKDMCGCFEVTFNFAETFNYSQDSLYKPSETKVDKGLEWAQLVADTDDKIAIQHILQVGDPSKPYIVKHWRQDWLYENTDLYLYNGDNNWTFEKKEANEVSGQWTQKVFQVDDSPRYEGSATWVHVDGKSYWENTTPAPLPRREYTKRADYNITMRGNRHEITSEGWVHDQDNAKVMRKGGEDDFVLAKEKGYNTYVKVPDERCQAAADWWVEHYDKWAMVRSKWDEVYARNTDLTLKEKVDNKVLYKHLFDEKMVKKEDIANVIESFVSKEAIGDASKSK, from the coding sequence ATGAAACGAGTACACCTAATTTCTGCCTTGACACTCCTATTTATTGTGGTTTTACAGGCACAGGATAAAAAGGAAATGGACAAAAAGGCCATTAAAGACATGTGTGGTTGCTTTGAAGTTACCTTCAACTTTGCCGAAACCTTTAATTATAGTCAGGATTCTTTGTACAAGCCTTCCGAGACCAAAGTGGACAAGGGATTGGAATGGGCCCAACTGGTTGCCGATACGGATGATAAGATTGCCATACAACATATTTTACAGGTTGGTGATCCCTCCAAACCCTATATCGTTAAACACTGGAGACAGGATTGGTTGTATGAAAACACCGATTTATACCTCTATAACGGGGATAACAATTGGACCTTTGAAAAAAAGGAGGCCAATGAGGTATCCGGGCAATGGACCCAAAAAGTATTTCAAGTAGATGATAGTCCCCGTTACGAAGGCAGTGCTACATGGGTACATGTAGATGGCAAGAGCTACTGGGAAAATACTACCCCGGCACCCCTTCCGCGAAGGGAATACACCAAACGTGCGGATTACAATATTACCATGAGGGGAAATCGCCATGAAATCACTTCAGAAGGATGGGTCCATGATCAGGATAATGCAAAAGTAATGCGCAAAGGGGGTGAGGATGACTTTGTGTTGGCCAAAGAAAAAGGATACAACACCTATGTAAAAGTTCCGGATGAAAGATGCCAGGCTGCTGCGGATTGGTGGGTGGAACACTATGACAAATGGGCCATGGTCCGTTCCAAATGGGATGAGGTCTATGCTCGAAATACGGACTTGACCCTAAAGGAGAAAGTGGACAATAAGGTATTGTACAAGCACCTTTTTGATGAAAAAATGGTGAAAAAAGAGGACATTGCCAATGTAATAGAATCTTTTGTGTCCAAGGAAGCAATAGGCGACGCTTCAAAAAGTAAATAG